A genomic region of Friedmanniella luteola contains the following coding sequences:
- the rpmA gene encoding 50S ribosomal protein L27: protein MAHKKGASSTRNGRDSNAQRLGVKRFGGQLVNAGEIIVRQRGTHFHPGDGMGRGGDDTLFALRPGHVEFGTRRGRRVVNILPLDVPAPAEVAVSA from the coding sequence ATGGCACACAAAAAGGGCGCATCCTCCACCCGCAACGGTCGCGACTCGAACGCCCAGCGCCTCGGCGTGAAGCGCTTCGGCGGCCAGCTGGTCAACGCGGGCGAGATCATCGTCCGTCAGCGCGGGACCCACTTCCACCCCGGTGACGGCATGGGCCGCGGCGGCGACGACACCCTCTTCGCGCTCCGCCCGGGGCACGTCGAGTTCGGCACCCGGCGTGGCCGTCGCGTCGTGAACATCCTCCCGCTGGACGTCCCGGCCCCCGCGGAGGTCGCGGTCTCCGCGTAG
- the obgE gene encoding GTPase ObgE, with product MAIPSFVDQVTLHVYGGNGGHGVASVHREKFKPLGGPDGGNGGDGGSVILRVEPGLTTLVDYHRQSHRRATNGQPGRGDHNNGANGEDILLGVPDGTVISDADTGEQLADLTGEGAELTVARGGRGGLGNAALASASRKAPGFALLGEEGETRTVVLELKVVADVGLVGFPSAGKSSLVAAISRARPKIADYPFTTLVPNLGVVVAGETTYTVADVPGLIEGASEGRGLGHDFLRHIERCAALVHVLDCATFEPGRDPLSDLDVIEAELTAHGGLEDRPRLVALNKLDIPDAAELAQLVIADLQARGLQVFEISTKSGQGLQALTFAMAQLVAARRAAMPAPAPKRIVLRPPSVGGKGAEFTIKAEGELWRVRGEKPERWVRQTDFNNTEAVGYLADRLNRIGIETRLLELGARAGDTVAIGGDDAVVFDFAPQVDVGAEILSRRGEDQRFTEERPAIRRRRDKDAAYHAADDEVEGEYTFTSLGDLADDAPALDHGDDGVRER from the coding sequence ATGGCGATCCCCAGCTTCGTCGACCAGGTCACGCTGCACGTCTACGGCGGCAACGGCGGGCACGGGGTGGCATCGGTCCACCGCGAGAAGTTCAAGCCGCTCGGCGGCCCCGACGGCGGCAACGGCGGGGACGGCGGCTCGGTCATCCTGCGGGTCGAGCCCGGCCTGACCACCCTCGTCGACTACCACCGCCAGTCCCACCGGCGCGCGACCAACGGCCAGCCCGGCCGCGGCGACCACAACAACGGCGCCAACGGCGAGGACATCCTCCTCGGCGTCCCCGACGGCACCGTGATCAGCGACGCCGACACCGGCGAGCAGCTGGCCGACCTGACGGGGGAGGGCGCCGAGCTGACGGTGGCCCGCGGCGGCCGCGGCGGGCTCGGCAACGCCGCGCTGGCGTCCGCCAGCCGCAAGGCTCCCGGCTTCGCCCTGCTGGGCGAGGAGGGCGAGACCCGGACCGTCGTCCTCGAGCTCAAGGTCGTCGCCGACGTCGGCCTGGTCGGCTTCCCGAGCGCCGGCAAGTCCTCCCTCGTCGCGGCCATCTCCCGGGCCCGGCCGAAGATCGCCGACTACCCGTTCACCACCCTGGTGCCGAACCTCGGCGTCGTCGTCGCGGGGGAGACCACCTACACCGTCGCGGACGTGCCCGGGCTGATCGAGGGCGCCAGCGAGGGCCGCGGCCTCGGCCACGACTTCCTCCGCCACATCGAGCGGTGCGCCGCCCTGGTGCACGTGCTCGACTGCGCCACCTTCGAGCCCGGCCGGGACCCGCTGAGCGACCTCGACGTCATCGAGGCCGAGCTCACCGCGCACGGCGGGCTGGAGGACCGGCCTCGGCTGGTCGCGCTCAACAAGCTCGACATCCCCGACGCCGCCGAGCTCGCCCAGCTGGTGATCGCCGACCTGCAGGCCCGCGGGCTGCAGGTCTTCGAGATCTCCACCAAGAGCGGGCAGGGCCTGCAGGCGCTGACCTTCGCGATGGCCCAGCTGGTCGCCGCGCGGCGGGCCGCGATGCCCGCGCCGGCCCCGAAGCGGATCGTGCTGCGCCCGCCGTCGGTCGGCGGCAAGGGCGCCGAGTTCACCATCAAGGCCGAGGGCGAGCTCTGGCGGGTCCGGGGCGAGAAGCCCGAGCGCTGGGTGCGGCAGACCGACTTCAACAACACCGAGGCCGTCGGCTACCTCGCCGACCGGCTCAACCGGATCGGCATCGAGACCCGGCTGCTGGAGCTCGGCGCGCGCGCCGGGGACACCGTCGCCATCGGCGGGGACGACGCCGTCGTCTTCGACTTCGCCCCGCAGGTCGACGTCGGCGCCGAGATCCTCAGCCGGCGCGGGGAGGACCAGCGCTTCACCGAGGAGCGGCCGGCCATCCGCCGCCGCCGGGACAAGGACGCCGCCTACCACGCCGCCGACGACGAGGTGGAGGGCGAGTACACCTTCACCAGCCTCGGCGACCTCGCCGACGACGCCCCCGCGCTCGACCACGGCGACGACGGGGTGCGCGAGCGCTGA
- the rplU gene encoding 50S ribosomal protein L21, with product MYAVVRSGGRQHKVSVGDVLEIDKTDSAVGESLNLQPLMLVDGESVLSTASALSSVTVTAEVLGATKGPKIHILKYKNKTGYRKRQGHRQHYVQVRVTGIES from the coding sequence GTGTACGCAGTCGTGCGTAGTGGCGGCCGCCAGCACAAGGTCAGCGTGGGCGACGTTCTCGAGATCGACAAGACCGACAGCGCGGTGGGCGAGAGCCTCAACCTGCAGCCGTTGATGCTCGTCGACGGCGAGTCCGTCCTCTCGACGGCCTCGGCCCTGAGCTCGGTCACCGTGACCGCCGAGGTGCTCGGCGCCACCAAGGGTCCGAAGATCCACATCCTCAAGTACAAGAACAAGACCGGCTACCGCAAGCGCCAGGGACACCGTCAGCACTACGTCCAGGTCCGCGTCACCGGTATCGAGAGCTGA